A genomic segment from Actinomycetota bacterium encodes:
- a CDS encoding NADH-quinone oxidoreductase subunit M, protein MGLVVFLPLAGALAVMLTSKKNLAAVKGLGLTFTALPVVLAAVMIARFNYGAGSSAFQFGTNLPWIVSINARYHIGVDGISLPMLALSVVLTMLAVIYTFNHWPEPYNPKAFMALILILGTAMNGTFVALDLVLFFVFFELVLLPMYFMIGIWGDKTKMKVPGFKIEAETRLYAAIKFFVFTLFGSAFMLLGFLALYYRSGASAPFVRTFDIPKLIDLGTSGAFGGTFAFLVFGALFLGFAVKVPMWPLHTWLPDAHTAAPTVGSVLLAGILLKLGSYGFIRISLPILPQEARHWAPAIAVLAVIGIIYGALACLAQSDMKRLIAFSSVGHMGFVMLGISTLTVVGINAAVIGMVAHGLITGLLFFVAGSMAHRYHTRDMARLGGNQKLMPKMGAILGFAAIASLGLPGLAGFWGEFLSLVGSYNPAAGLSLGVFRTAMVLGAIGTVLTAGYMLWMLQRVNLGEPSAEWEGHALVDADPYELSAWVPLMVFVVAIGVFPRLVFGATNGAVVALVTKAFGG, encoded by the coding sequence ATGGGGCTTGTCGTGTTCTTGCCGCTGGCAGGAGCACTGGCGGTGATGCTCACCTCGAAGAAGAACCTGGCCGCTGTCAAGGGGCTCGGGTTGACGTTCACCGCACTGCCCGTCGTGCTCGCCGCCGTGATGATCGCCCGCTTCAACTACGGCGCAGGATCTTCCGCATTCCAGTTCGGCACGAATCTTCCGTGGATCGTCTCGATCAACGCCCGGTACCACATCGGCGTCGACGGGATCTCGTTGCCGATGCTGGCCCTGTCGGTCGTGCTCACGATGCTGGCGGTGATCTACACGTTCAACCATTGGCCGGAGCCGTACAACCCGAAGGCGTTCATGGCCCTCATCCTGATCCTGGGCACGGCGATGAACGGAACGTTCGTTGCTCTCGACCTGGTGCTGTTCTTCGTGTTCTTCGAGCTGGTGCTCCTCCCGATGTACTTCATGATCGGTATCTGGGGCGACAAGACGAAGATGAAGGTTCCCGGGTTCAAGATCGAGGCGGAGACACGTCTTTACGCCGCGATCAAGTTCTTCGTGTTCACCTTGTTCGGGTCTGCGTTCATGCTGCTGGGATTCCTGGCGCTCTACTACCGCTCCGGCGCCTCCGCGCCCTTCGTCCGAACGTTCGACATTCCGAAGCTGATCGACCTCGGCACGTCAGGCGCATTCGGCGGCACGTTCGCGTTCCTCGTCTTCGGGGCCCTGTTCCTCGGGTTTGCGGTGAAGGTGCCGATGTGGCCGCTGCACACCTGGCTTCCGGATGCCCACACGGCCGCACCGACGGTGGGTTCCGTGCTGTTGGCCGGAATCCTGCTGAAACTCGGCTCGTACGGGTTCATTCGGATCAGCCTGCCGATCCTTCCCCAGGAGGCGCGGCACTGGGCGCCTGCCATTGCGGTCCTGGCGGTGATCGGGATCATCTATGGAGCGCTCGCCTGTCTGGCTCAGTCGGACATGAAACGGCTGATCGCGTTCTCGTCGGTCGGTCACATGGGGTTTGTCATGCTGGGCATCTCGACGCTCACGGTGGTGGGCATCAACGCGGCGGTGATCGGGATGGTCGCTCACGGGTTGATCACGGGCCTGCTGTTCTTCGTGGCGGGGTCGATGGCGCACCGCTATCACACACGAGATATGGCCCGACTGGGCGGCAACCAGAAGCTGATGCCGAAGATGGGCGCCATCCTCGGCTTTGCCGCGATCGCCTCGCTGGGTCTGCCCGGCCTCGCAGGCTTCTGGGGCGAGTTCCTGTCGCTGGTCGGATCGTACAACCCGGCGGCAGGTCTGAGCCTGGGCGTATTCCGTACGGCGATGGTGCTCGGCGCGATCGGCACCGTGCTGACGGCCGGATACATGCTGTGGATGCTGCAACGGGTGAACCTCGGTGAGCCGAGTGCCGAATGGGAAGGCCATGCACTGGTCGATGCCGATCCTTACGAGCTGAGCGCATGGGTGCCACTCATGGTGTTCGTCGTGGCCATCGGCGTGTTCCCCCGGTTGGTGTTCGGGGCAACCAACGGCGCCGTCGTGGCGCTGGTGACCAAGGCGTTTGGGGGCTGA
- a CDS encoding DUF2157 domain-containing protein, translating to MRDLDERLTRWKQAELISDEQAASISRFEAAEQPRRSTLIAEVLGYLGGALAIVALWVFIAQFWGRLEIWAQLTLIGALTIGFLAAGAWSRTGEGEAVRRLSSFLWFLGIVGVAGWFGVFSDRIIAVHDEFQVLWITVPTFVAAALLWKALPKVLQVIALVGSVHAVVLSAFAQFDPSPTEWFGLIVWGIGVATVLLAWGGALQPTGTSYALGIAAILIGPSMAAGMLDTAWPLWLGLVSAAVMLASSVPLREVVLLVGGAGAVFVFLPQLIFTYFEESLGVPVALFLSGVVLIGAALLIARLREEVAGT from the coding sequence ATGCGAGATCTCGACGAACGTCTGACGAGATGGAAGCAAGCCGAGCTGATCTCCGACGAACAAGCCGCTTCGATCAGCCGATTCGAGGCAGCCGAGCAGCCACGCCGATCGACACTCATCGCAGAGGTTCTCGGTTATCTCGGTGGTGCCCTGGCGATCGTCGCCCTGTGGGTGTTCATCGCCCAGTTCTGGGGTCGCTTGGAGATCTGGGCTCAACTCACCCTGATCGGGGCGTTGACCATCGGTTTCCTCGCCGCCGGCGCCTGGTCACGCACCGGAGAGGGCGAGGCGGTCCGGCGCCTGTCGAGCTTCCTGTGGTTTCTCGGCATCGTCGGCGTCGCCGGGTGGTTCGGGGTCTTCTCCGATCGAATCATCGCCGTCCACGACGAGTTCCAGGTGCTGTGGATCACCGTACCGACGTTCGTCGCCGCCGCCTTGCTGTGGAAGGCGCTGCCCAAGGTCTTGCAGGTGATTGCCCTGGTCGGCAGTGTTCACGCCGTGGTGCTGAGCGCCTTCGCGCAATTCGACCCGTCGCCTACCGAGTGGTTCGGGCTGATCGTCTGGGGGATCGGCGTCGCCACCGTCCTGTTGGCATGGGGAGGAGCCCTGCAGCCGACGGGCACCTCATACGCCCTCGGCATCGCCGCGATCCTCATCGGACCAAGCATGGCGGCAGGCATGCTCGATACCGCCTGGCCGCTGTGGCTCGGTCTGGTCAGCGCCGCCGTGATGCTTGCGTCGAGCGTGCCCCTGCGCGAAGTGGTGCTCCTCGTCGGCGGAGCAGGCGCCGTCTTCGTGTTCCTCCCTCAGTTGATCTTCACCTACTTCGAGGAATCCCTCGGCGTGCCGGTGGCGCTGTTCCTCTCCGGCGTGGTGCTCATCGGCGCGGCCCTGCTGATCGCAAGGCTCCGTGAGGAGGTGGCCGGAACATGA
- the glgB gene encoding 1,4-alpha-glucan branching protein GlgB translates to MSAKPEDLTADDLYLFNEGSHTRLYEKLGAHLVDDGCRFAVWAPDAGYVSVAGDFNDYDETANPLEPQGDSGIWAGFVPGVEKGQTYKYLVRNRDSGNEVYKADPYATYAEIPPRSASVVWDLDYEWEDGDWMASRGDHNRADGPIAIYEVHLGSWRKGGDGGTLGYREMAPLLAEYVRELEFTHVEFLPVMEHPFGGSWGYQTTGYFSPTSRFGTPQDFMFLVDTLHQAGIGVILDWVPSHFATDEHGLGLFDGTHLYEHADPRQGFHPDWGSYVFNHGRNEVRSFLLSSALSWLDRYHADGIRVDAVASMLYLDYSRKEGEWIPNRYGGNENLEAIDFLRRFNEEVYGAYPDVQTFAEESTAWPMVSRPTYLGGLGFGFKWDMGWMHDTLAYFSLDPIYRRFHHNELTFRGLYAFTESYILPLSHDEVVHGKGSLIGKMPGDDWRKFANLRLLFSSMFGQPGKKLLFMGGEIAQWSEWDHDASVDWSLLEWEPHRGVRSLVADLARLYREEPALHEMDCDPAGFEWVEANDPGSSVLAYLRKGPDDMVLVVMNYTPVPRYNYRLGVPRDGVWTEILNSDAAVYGGSGMGNLGGIEAHDSPSHGRPFSVNVTVPPLGAVFLKHAG, encoded by the coding sequence ATGAGTGCCAAACCCGAAGACTTGACTGCCGACGATCTTTACCTCTTCAACGAAGGGTCCCACACGCGCCTGTACGAGAAGCTGGGCGCGCACCTGGTCGATGACGGCTGTCGTTTCGCGGTGTGGGCTCCCGACGCCGGCTATGTGTCGGTGGCCGGTGACTTCAACGACTACGACGAAACGGCCAACCCGCTGGAGCCCCAAGGCGACTCCGGCATCTGGGCAGGGTTCGTACCGGGTGTCGAGAAGGGCCAGACGTACAAGTACCTGGTTCGGAATCGAGATTCGGGCAACGAGGTGTACAAGGCGGATCCGTACGCAACCTACGCGGAGATACCGCCTCGATCCGCCTCGGTCGTGTGGGATCTCGACTACGAGTGGGAGGACGGTGACTGGATGGCCTCGCGGGGCGACCACAACCGTGCCGACGGTCCGATCGCCATCTACGAGGTGCACCTCGGTTCCTGGCGCAAGGGCGGGGATGGCGGCACACTCGGCTACCGGGAGATGGCACCGCTGCTCGCCGAGTACGTGCGGGAACTCGAGTTCACCCATGTCGAGTTCCTTCCCGTGATGGAGCATCCGTTCGGCGGCTCGTGGGGCTACCAGACCACCGGCTACTTCTCGCCGACATCGCGTTTCGGGACACCGCAGGACTTCATGTTCCTCGTCGACACGCTTCACCAGGCCGGTATCGGGGTGATCCTGGACTGGGTGCCTTCACACTTCGCCACCGACGAGCATGGACTGGGCCTCTTCGACGGCACCCACCTGTACGAGCATGCCGATCCCCGTCAGGGCTTCCATCCCGACTGGGGCAGCTATGTGTTCAACCACGGACGGAATGAGGTTCGCTCGTTCCTCCTCTCATCTGCGCTGTCCTGGCTCGACCGCTACCACGCCGACGGCATCAGGGTCGACGCGGTCGCCTCGATGCTCTATCTCGACTACTCACGCAAAGAGGGCGAGTGGATTCCGAATCGGTACGGTGGCAACGAGAACCTCGAGGCGATCGACTTCCTGCGCCGCTTCAACGAGGAGGTGTACGGGGCGTATCCGGACGTGCAGACATTCGCCGAGGAGTCGACCGCCTGGCCGATGGTGTCCCGCCCCACCTACCTGGGCGGCCTCGGGTTCGGGTTCAAATGGGACATGGGCTGGATGCACGACACGCTCGCCTACTTCTCGCTGGATCCCATCTACCGTCGGTTCCATCACAACGAGCTGACCTTTCGAGGCTTGTACGCGTTCACCGAGAGCTACATCCTGCCGCTGTCCCACGACGAGGTCGTGCACGGGAAGGGATCGCTGATCGGCAAGATGCCCGGTGACGACTGGCGCAAGTTCGCCAACCTGCGCCTGCTGTTCTCCTCGATGTTCGGTCAGCCCGGCAAGAAGCTGCTGTTCATGGGCGGGGAGATCGCCCAGTGGTCCGAGTGGGATCACGACGCGAGCGTGGACTGGAGCCTGCTCGAGTGGGAGCCCCACCGCGGGGTGCGCAGTCTGGTGGCCGACCTGGCGCGCCTGTACCGCGAGGAACCGGCGTTGCACGAGATGGACTGCGACCCGGCGGGGTTCGAGTGGGTCGAGGCGAACGATCCGGGATCGAGTGTCCTGGCCTATCTTCGCAAAGGTCCCGACGACATGGTGCTCGTGGTGATGAACTACACACCGGTGCCACGCTACAACTACCGGTTGGGAGTGCCGCGAGACGGTGTGTGGACCGAGATCCTCAACAGTGACGCAGCCGTGTACGGCGGCTCGGGCATGGGTAACCTCGGGGGAATCGAGGCTCATGACTCTCCCTCACACGGCAGGCCGTTCTCGGTCAACGTCACCGTACCTCCCCTCGGCGCGGTCTTTCTGAAGCATGCCGGGTGA
- a CDS encoding NADH-quinone oxidoreductase subunit N, producing the protein MIDYLALAPEIIIAATAMVVLLADLWLSKERKFWAAIIAVIGTTLAAVPLVVMALSPVGVRVLFDGSYVVDPFALVMKGVFLMAGYVVLLMSFSYVESDRYYEGEYYFLLLLSILGSLVLASGRDLISLFIGIELVATPMYVLSGFRKGDLKSNEAALKYYLLGVLASALLLYGSSFVYGLTGALTYDRIAAAAGGLVHEPAFIMAVLFILAGIGFKVSAVPFHFWAPDTYEGAPIPIAAYLSVSSKTAGFVALMAIAYRAFGPASAVWAPMVWVMAALSMTLANLSALKQDNIVRMLAYSSISHAGFMLVPFVVAPYVGPEGLGDAVAATVTYLVIYAFMNLGAFALVIAGSRKAGSGDIDGWAGMATYAPGLASLGVVFFFGLAGIPPLAGWFAKFVMFRVALTAGSGWAVALAVIAALNSVVAIYYYARVVKAMWMDPVPATVPEAEIRERPTSMALSLALGITAAVVLVAGAVPGIVTFFSDATKVLAGGF; encoded by the coding sequence GTGATCGACTACCTGGCACTGGCGCCCGAGATCATCATTGCGGCCACCGCCATGGTGGTGCTGCTTGCCGACTTGTGGCTGTCGAAGGAACGCAAGTTCTGGGCCGCCATCATCGCGGTGATCGGAACGACGCTCGCTGCGGTGCCGTTGGTCGTGATGGCGTTGTCCCCGGTCGGGGTCAGGGTCCTGTTCGACGGCAGCTATGTCGTCGATCCATTCGCACTCGTCATGAAGGGTGTGTTCCTCATGGCGGGCTACGTCGTGTTGCTGATGTCGTTCTCGTACGTGGAATCGGACCGCTACTACGAAGGCGAGTACTACTTCCTGCTGTTGCTGTCGATTCTCGGTTCGCTGGTGCTTGCGTCCGGCCGGGATCTGATCAGCCTGTTCATCGGGATCGAGCTGGTGGCCACTCCCATGTACGTGTTGTCCGGGTTCCGTAAGGGCGATCTGAAGTCGAATGAGGCTGCCCTCAAGTACTACCTGCTGGGTGTCCTCGCGTCTGCGCTGCTGCTCTACGGGTCTTCGTTCGTGTACGGTCTCACCGGGGCCCTCACGTACGATCGGATCGCCGCCGCGGCCGGGGGTCTCGTGCATGAGCCGGCATTCATCATGGCGGTGCTGTTCATCCTTGCCGGGATCGGGTTCAAGGTGTCGGCGGTGCCGTTTCACTTTTGGGCACCGGACACCTACGAGGGTGCACCCATTCCGATTGCCGCGTACCTGTCGGTGAGCTCGAAGACGGCCGGGTTCGTTGCGCTGATGGCGATCGCGTACCGGGCATTCGGCCCGGCCTCGGCGGTGTGGGCGCCGATGGTGTGGGTGATGGCGGCGCTGTCGATGACGCTCGCCAACCTGTCGGCGCTCAAACAGGACAACATCGTCCGGATGCTCGCGTACTCGTCGATCTCCCACGCAGGGTTCATGCTGGTCCCGTTCGTGGTCGCGCCCTACGTGGGACCCGAGGGCCTCGGGGACGCCGTGGCCGCCACCGTGACCTATCTGGTGATCTACGCGTTCATGAACCTGGGCGCCTTTGCCCTCGTGATCGCCGGCTCCCGCAAGGCCGGGTCGGGGGATATCGACGGGTGGGCGGGGATGGCCACCTACGCTCCGGGCCTCGCCTCTCTCGGCGTCGTGTTCTTCTTCGGCCTGGCGGGGATCCCGCCGCTCGCCGGATGGTTCGCCAAGTTCGTGATGTTCCGGGTCGCGTTGACCGCGGGGAGCGGTTGGGCGGTCGCGCTTGCAGTGATTGCAGCACTCAACTCGGTGGTGGCGATCTACTACTACGCACGGGTCGTGAAGGCGATGTGGATGGATCCGGTCCCGGCGACGGTTCCCGAGGCCGAGATCCGGGAGCGCCCGACCTCGATGGCGTTGAGCCTGGCGCTGGGGATCACCGCAGCGGTCGTGCTGGTCGCCGGTGCGGTCCCGGGCATCGTGACGTTCTTCTCGGATGCGACGAAAGTTCTGGCCGGCGGCTTCTAA
- a CDS encoding S8 family serine peptidase, which yields MKRYIILLAVMALTVGLLAAPAGATNPLDRATPQRVGDRPVVLDETLTMAAGSTIQVFVQMSEKSVADFVASAVESGARRPSHNAQMAQKAKVEREQADAEHDVTAAGATVIASLDVGANGFIVDVAPGDLVKLAEIPGVVSVARVTTFTPANETSVPWIGAPSAWHDLSLTGAGITVAVIDTGVDYDHKDFGGLGAAAYATNDTAIVEPGSFPTAKVIGGYDFAGTSYDAAGILGSATPTPDPDPLDVYGHGTHVAGSAAGEGVLSDGTTFTGPYGPDAYTANTFEIGPGVAPEALIYAYKVFGDQAGSTNLTSLAIERALDPNQDGSIDDHVDVINMSLGAAFGSPNDPSAIASENASRLGVVVVASAGNEGDIPYVTGAPAVAPGAISVAASVDGGYSVLGIRVNSPSDVAGLYEAAEAAITPPLDDTGVTGDLAVAYPLNGCSTLGNPSEISGKIALIQRGSCYFSEKILNAQAAGAVAVVVFNNKPGPPIVMGGSSGGITIPAVMISDIDGATLKDVLDSGTPVNVTLSAAFILPRPDLADTLASFSSRGPGVTNLFKPDVAAPGFGITSAAVGTGTLGATFSGTSMASPHVAGLAALVVQQHPDWSPAQVKALIQNGTVVGHDQSGATYPLARQGVGVVRADRTLGLGSMAMPGGVSFGYLDPTRRDREEAEVRVTNFGDTTKTYSITVTPNQTVPGVTVTAPSLVKVRAGRTKKIEVKISLDPAAMPADFGYYSQTEVDGWLTLTSGTEELQVGYLAVLDPAAKFEVHRAGSDSITIRNYSRTIGFAEGFTLAERGGQLLDKTPFAIDATGYRTNAFGPYDVVQFGVSMDRAWSAPSEGEVDIYLDTNQDGSPDYVLVAADLGFLLGSAPTGQVVTALFDIVNGGGFLEWYADADYNDRVMTLTVDRWGLSGFLAPDDTTFDYQMVVFGSAGSVDVQSGSIDLADEVVPSVGSFGLAPGERTTVDLAPASGTMVWFFPNNEERKQVKIVELEEECRMGRCMDHGSTDRDHRIR from the coding sequence GTGAAACGCTACATCATTCTCCTTGCCGTCATGGCTTTGACGGTAGGACTATTGGCAGCACCGGCAGGGGCGACAAACCCCCTGGACCGTGCGACACCACAGCGCGTCGGGGACAGGCCCGTCGTGCTGGACGAGACGTTGACGATGGCGGCGGGGAGCACCATCCAGGTGTTCGTCCAGATGTCCGAGAAGTCGGTCGCCGACTTCGTCGCGAGTGCGGTCGAGTCGGGTGCTCGCAGGCCGTCGCACAACGCCCAAATGGCCCAGAAAGCCAAGGTCGAACGCGAGCAGGCGGATGCCGAACACGACGTGACGGCTGCAGGAGCCACGGTGATCGCCTCGCTCGATGTGGGCGCCAACGGCTTCATCGTCGATGTGGCTCCGGGCGATCTGGTCAAGCTGGCCGAGATCCCCGGCGTGGTGTCGGTGGCACGGGTGACCACGTTCACGCCGGCCAACGAGACGAGCGTCCCGTGGATAGGCGCGCCGTCAGCATGGCATGATCTGTCGCTCACCGGCGCCGGTATCACCGTGGCGGTGATCGACACGGGTGTCGACTACGACCACAAGGACTTCGGTGGACTTGGCGCGGCCGCGTACGCCACGAACGACACGGCGATCGTCGAGCCCGGCAGCTTCCCGACCGCGAAGGTGATCGGCGGATACGACTTCGCCGGGACCTCCTACGACGCCGCCGGGATCCTGGGCTCGGCGACCCCGACTCCCGACCCCGACCCGCTCGACGTGTACGGCCACGGCACCCACGTTGCCGGCTCGGCGGCGGGTGAGGGCGTGCTGTCCGACGGGACGACCTTCACGGGTCCCTATGGTCCGGATGCCTACACGGCCAATACCTTCGAGATCGGTCCGGGCGTGGCACCGGAGGCGCTCATCTACGCCTACAAGGTGTTCGGCGATCAGGCGGGAAGCACCAACCTGACGTCGCTCGCCATCGAGCGGGCACTCGACCCGAACCAGGATGGCTCGATCGACGACCATGTGGATGTCATCAACATGAGCCTCGGCGCAGCGTTCGGCTCGCCGAACGACCCGTCGGCCATCGCCTCGGAGAACGCATCTCGCCTCGGCGTGGTGGTCGTGGCCTCGGCCGGCAACGAGGGCGACATTCCCTACGTGACCGGCGCTCCGGCCGTGGCGCCCGGCGCCATCTCGGTGGCGGCATCGGTCGACGGCGGCTACTCGGTACTCGGGATCCGGGTGAATTCACCTTCGGACGTGGCAGGACTGTACGAAGCGGCCGAAGCGGCGATCACACCGCCTCTGGACGACACCGGAGTCACCGGAGACCTGGCGGTGGCCTACCCGTTGAACGGATGCTCAACACTCGGCAACCCGAGCGAGATCAGCGGAAAGATCGCGTTGATCCAACGCGGATCGTGCTACTTCTCGGAGAAGATCCTCAACGCCCAGGCGGCGGGTGCGGTAGCCGTTGTGGTGTTCAACAACAAACCCGGCCCACCGATCGTGATGGGCGGAAGCAGCGGCGGAATCACCATCCCGGCGGTCATGATCAGCGACATCGACGGAGCCACTCTGAAGGATGTCCTCGATTCGGGGACACCGGTCAATGTGACCCTGAGCGCCGCATTCATCCTGCCGCGGCCGGATCTGGCCGACACACTCGCCTCGTTCAGCTCGCGGGGACCCGGCGTGACCAACCTGTTCAAGCCCGACGTGGCGGCTCCCGGGTTCGGGATCACATCCGCCGCGGTCGGTACCGGCACGCTCGGGGCGACGTTCAGCGGCACCTCGATGGCCTCGCCCCACGTGGCAGGCCTGGCGGCCCTCGTGGTGCAACAGCACCCCGACTGGTCACCGGCGCAGGTGAAGGCGCTGATCCAGAACGGCACCGTTGTGGGTCACGACCAGAGCGGCGCCACCTATCCGCTGGCCCGCCAGGGCGTCGGCGTGGTGCGAGCCGATCGGACGCTCGGCCTGGGCTCGATGGCGATGCCCGGTGGCGTGTCGTTCGGCTACCTGGACCCGACCCGGCGCGACCGTGAGGAGGCCGAGGTGAGGGTCACCAACTTCGGTGACACCACCAAGACCTACTCGATCACCGTAACGCCCAACCAGACGGTTCCCGGTGTCACGGTGACGGCGCCGAGCCTGGTGAAGGTCAGGGCGGGACGAACGAAGAAGATCGAGGTCAAGATCAGCCTCGATCCCGCGGCGATGCCGGCCGACTTCGGCTATTACTCCCAGACCGAGGTGGACGGGTGGCTCACCCTCACCAGCGGTACCGAGGAACTCCAGGTCGGCTACCTGGCGGTGCTCGATCCTGCGGCGAAGTTCGAGGTGCATAGAGCCGGTAGTGACTCGATCACCATCAGGAACTACTCGCGGACGATCGGGTTCGCCGAGGGCTTCACCCTGGCGGAGCGGGGCGGACAGTTGCTCGACAAGACCCCGTTCGCCATCGACGCCACCGGCTACCGCACGAACGCGTTCGGTCCGTACGACGTCGTGCAATTCGGCGTGTCGATGGACAGGGCCTGGAGTGCCCCGTCGGAGGGCGAGGTCGATATCTACCTCGACACCAACCAGGACGGGAGCCCCGACTATGTGCTGGTCGCAGCCGACCTCGGGTTCCTCCTCGGCAGTGCTCCCACCGGCCAGGTCGTCACGGCGCTGTTCGACATAGTGAACGGGGGAGGCTTCCTCGAATGGTACGCGGACGCCGACTACAACGACCGGGTGATGACGCTCACGGTCGATCGCTGGGGCCTGAGCGGCTTCCTGGCGCCCGACGACACCACCTTCGACTACCAGATGGTCGTGTTCGGATCGGCCGGTTCCGTCGATGTCCAGAGCGGGAGCATCGACCTCGCCGACGAGGTGGTGCCGAGTGTCGGCTCGTTCGGCCTGGCACCGGGTGAAAGGACCACGGTGGACCTGGCACCCGCCTCCGGAACGATGGTGTGGTTCTTCCCCAACAACGAGGAGAGGAAGCAGGTCAAGATCGTCGAGCTCGAAGAGGAATGCAGAATGGGCAGGTGCATGGACCACGGGAGCACGGACAGGGATCACAGGATCCGCTGA
- a CDS encoding zinc metalloprotease HtpX, giving the protein MNNLKTVALLGFLSALVWYLGMALFRGSGGFYVGLIFAVGINLVAYFFSDKMALAASRARPVTEQELPQVYSIVRNLTTQADMPMPRIYVIDSPQPNAFATGRNPSHAAVAVTTGILGILDRGELEGVLGHELSHVRNRDILISSIAAMLAAALSISARMAFWFGGGRRSSRDNPLGGIVALVSLILAPIAAMIIRLAISRAREYQADASGATLTGQPLNLASALRKLEMGTSRVPMNVNPAVSQLFIADPLKAVKGRNRGGFGKLFSTHPPIEDRIRRLEEIANGDR; this is encoded by the coding sequence ATGAACAACCTCAAGACCGTCGCCCTCCTCGGGTTCCTCTCCGCGTTGGTCTGGTATCTCGGGATGGCCTTGTTTCGCGGTTCCGGCGGTTTCTACGTGGGACTGATCTTCGCCGTCGGTATCAACCTTGTGGCCTACTTTTTCAGCGACAAGATGGCCCTGGCCGCGTCACGGGCTCGCCCGGTCACCGAGCAGGAACTTCCTCAGGTCTACTCCATCGTGCGGAACCTCACCACCCAGGCCGACATGCCGATGCCTCGCATCTACGTGATCGACTCGCCACAGCCCAACGCGTTCGCCACCGGGCGCAACCCGAGCCACGCCGCCGTGGCCGTCACCACCGGCATTCTGGGGATCCTCGACCGTGGCGAGCTCGAGGGCGTTCTCGGGCACGAGCTGTCACACGTCCGCAATCGGGATATCCTCATCAGCTCCATCGCCGCGATGCTTGCCGCCGCCCTGTCGATTTCCGCCCGCATGGCGTTTTGGTTCGGTGGCGGGCGGCGCAGCAGCCGTGACAACCCGCTCGGCGGGATCGTTGCCCTGGTGAGCCTCATCCTCGCCCCCATCGCGGCGATGATCATTCGTCTGGCCATCTCCCGTGCCCGTGAGTATCAGGCAGACGCATCCGGAGCGACACTCACCGGGCAGCCACTCAATCTGGCGAGCGCGTTGCGTAAACTCGAGATGGGGACGTCGCGCGTTCCGATGAACGTCAATCCGGCGGTCAGCCAGCTGTTCATCGCCGACCCACTCAAGGCGGTCAAGGGACGGAATCGCGGTGGGTTTGGCAAGCTGTTCTCGACGCACCCGCCGATCGAGGATCGGATCCGACGCCTCGAAGAGATAGCGAACGGGGACCGGTAG